Proteins from a single region of Runella sp. SP2:
- a CDS encoding TIGR03643 family protein, giving the protein MLTEQDIDRIIQMAWEDRTPFEAIEAQFGLKEKEVIATMRTHMKRSSFEMWRKRMNGRSTKHQSLRTDEIDRFHCSRQRSISLNKVSKR; this is encoded by the coding sequence ATGTTGACCGAACAAGATATTGATAGAATCATTCAGATGGCCTGGGAAGACCGTACTCCCTTTGAAGCCATCGAAGCGCAATTTGGCCTGAAAGAAAAAGAAGTAATTGCGACCATGCGTACCCACATGAAACGCAGCAGTTTTGAAATGTGGCGAAAACGAATGAACGGCCGCAGCACCAAACACCAATCCTTACGCACCGACGAAATAGACCGCTTCCATTGTTCTCGTCAGCGTAGCATTAGTCTTAACAAAGTTTCAAAACGATGA
- a CDS encoding HAMP domain-containing sensor histidine kinase — MNIRTRLTVQFTVLVSSILLITFLTIYLLRVEYVEEEFFDRLEKKAQTTTELLMKVNEVSSDLLRIIDKSNYDVFINEKLVVYNAKNQEIYTNNDTITYQITPELLNRIRQEKKVRLTLNHQLALGLFFADSYGGVTTIIGAEDLWGRENLESLSQILVWLYLLEVILFGFAGWYFSGRAMSPITRIINQVKQLFPNQLDHPLTVENPQDEIGQLTLTFNDLLGRLSEAFRLQNLFISNVSHELKNPLMRMGTQLDVAMLKERSTVDYQSLIVSVRQDIRELSHLAETLLDLAKVNDESQRIFYGEVRIDEVLWDARSLLLSAEPNYLITVQFDEDINSENQLLVNGNPHLLKTAFVNLMENGCKFSDNSHVNVHVFFTKEGIQLEFQNTGETIASEEMKLIFRPFYRRDGASHIKGYGVGLSLVERIIKLHESWLHVSSDQATRTTIFTIVLPYSKTNDNLVSS, encoded by the coding sequence ATGAACATAAGGACAAGACTTACCGTCCAGTTCACGGTACTGGTATCAAGTATTTTACTCATTACCTTCCTAACTATTTATCTTTTAAGGGTCGAATACGTAGAGGAAGAATTTTTTGACCGCTTAGAAAAAAAAGCACAAACAACGACCGAACTTTTAATGAAGGTCAACGAAGTAAGCTCTGACCTACTCAGAATTATTGACAAGTCAAATTATGACGTATTTATTAACGAAAAATTAGTCGTTTACAACGCCAAAAACCAAGAAATTTACACCAACAACGACACGATTACCTACCAAATTACCCCTGAATTATTAAACCGCATTCGTCAGGAAAAAAAGGTTCGGCTTACCCTAAATCATCAATTGGCATTAGGACTTTTCTTTGCCGATTCGTACGGCGGCGTAACAACCATCATTGGAGCAGAAGATTTGTGGGGTAGGGAAAACTTAGAGAGTCTTAGCCAAATCTTGGTGTGGCTTTATTTGCTCGAAGTTATTCTTTTTGGTTTTGCAGGATGGTACTTTTCGGGAAGGGCGATGTCTCCCATTACGCGTATCATCAACCAAGTAAAACAGCTATTTCCCAACCAACTTGACCACCCACTGACGGTTGAAAATCCACAAGATGAAATTGGGCAACTGACCCTCACCTTCAACGATTTATTAGGCCGTTTGTCCGAAGCCTTTAGGCTCCAAAATCTTTTCATTTCGAATGTATCGCATGAGTTAAAAAACCCACTCATGCGCATGGGAACCCAGCTTGATGTAGCTATGCTAAAGGAAAGGAGCACCGTTGATTATCAATCACTTATCGTCTCTGTTCGACAAGACATCCGCGAACTTAGTCACCTTGCCGAAACCCTGCTCGACCTAGCCAAAGTAAACGACGAATCTCAGCGTATATTCTACGGAGAAGTTCGCATAGATGAAGTTCTTTGGGACGCACGCAGTCTCTTGTTGTCTGCCGAACCCAACTACCTAATTACCGTCCAATTTGACGAAGATATCAATAGCGAAAACCAGTTATTGGTCAACGGCAACCCGCATTTGCTCAAAACTGCCTTTGTGAATTTGATGGAAAATGGCTGTAAGTTTTCGGACAACTCCCACGTCAATGTACACGTATTTTTCACCAAAGAAGGTATTCAATTGGAATTTCAAAATACTGGTGAGACAATCGCTTCAGAAGAAATGAAGCTTATTTTTCGACCTTTTTATCGGCGAGACGGTGCCTCGCACATCAAAGGCTACGGCGTAGGGCTATCATTGGTAGAACGTATTATAAAATTGCACGAAAGCTGGCTTCACGTGTCCTCAGACCAAGCTACCCGTACGACAATTTTTACCATCGTGCTTCCTTATTCAAAAACTAACGACAATTTAGTAAGTTCTTAA
- a CDS encoding cryptochrome/photolyase family protein: MKTLRLILGDQLNYQHSWYTQTSPDTLYVLMELRQETDYVVHHVQKVIGFFAAMYNFAAYLQKRGHRVVHLRINDPDNTQHLTKNLDWLIEQNNIECFEYQLPDEYRLDQQLTSYCQQLNIQSKAYDTEHFYTTREEVAQLFSSKKTYLMESFYRTMRKKHKVLMEGSEPAGGRWNFDSNNRKPFKGNPVQIPTHQFSHDYRDILEEIDRAGVRYLGTPLADRFPWPTTRKQSLEVLDFFLAFLFAHFGNYQDAMHTGHWSLFHSKLSFGLNTKMISPAEVVNAAVAYWEKHPERVSIEQCEGFVRQILGWREYMRGIYWAKMPDYQHLNFFGHERPLPDWFWTGETKMNCLKHAIGQSLNYAYAHHIQRLMITGNFALLAGIHPDEIDQWYLGIYIDAIEWVEITNTRGMSQYADGGIVGSKPYVSSANYVDKMSNYCGTCFYDKKAKIGEKACPFNSLYWHFYERNRALLEKNPRIGMIYQLLNKMSNAEKQAILEQAESHLSNLQNL, encoded by the coding sequence TTGAAAACCCTTAGACTTATTTTAGGCGACCAGCTCAATTATCAGCACAGTTGGTACACCCAAACTTCCCCTGACACCCTGTATGTGTTGATGGAACTACGACAAGAAACTGATTATGTCGTACATCACGTCCAAAAAGTGATTGGCTTTTTTGCGGCTATGTACAATTTTGCGGCTTACTTACAAAAACGAGGACACCGTGTTGTTCACCTGCGCATCAATGACCCTGACAATACGCAGCATTTGACCAAAAATCTTGATTGGCTTATTGAGCAAAACAACATTGAATGTTTTGAATATCAACTCCCCGACGAATATCGCCTCGACCAGCAGTTAACATCTTATTGTCAGCAGCTTAACATTCAGAGTAAAGCCTACGATACCGAGCATTTTTACACCACCCGCGAGGAAGTAGCGCAGCTTTTTAGTTCAAAGAAAACGTATCTTATGGAAAGTTTTTACCGAACCATGCGCAAAAAACACAAAGTGCTCATGGAGGGGTCTGAGCCTGCTGGAGGGCGTTGGAATTTCGACAGCAACAACCGTAAACCTTTCAAGGGCAACCCCGTTCAGATTCCGACCCATCAGTTTTCGCATGATTATCGGGATATTTTGGAGGAAATTGACCGCGCAGGAGTTAGGTATTTGGGCACTCCCCTCGCCGACCGCTTTCCTTGGCCTACGACCCGCAAACAATCGCTCGAAGTCCTCGATTTTTTTCTAGCCTTTCTTTTTGCCCATTTCGGAAATTACCAAGACGCCATGCACACGGGCCATTGGTCTTTGTTCCATTCAAAACTTTCGTTTGGGCTCAACACCAAAATGATTAGCCCTGCGGAAGTAGTCAACGCCGCCGTTGCGTACTGGGAAAAGCACCCTGAGCGGGTAAGCATTGAACAATGTGAGGGGTTTGTCCGCCAAATTTTGGGTTGGCGCGAATACATGCGCGGGATTTATTGGGCCAAAATGCCCGATTACCAGCATCTCAATTTTTTTGGGCACGAGCGTCCGCTTCCCGATTGGTTTTGGACGGGTGAAACGAAGATGAATTGCCTCAAACATGCCATCGGCCAAAGCCTCAATTATGCTTACGCACACCACATCCAGCGACTGATGATTACGGGCAACTTTGCGCTTTTGGCAGGTATCCACCCCGACGAAATAGATCAATGGTACTTGGGCATTTACATCGACGCCATCGAATGGGTAGAAATCACCAACACCCGAGGCATGAGCCAGTATGCCGATGGGGGAATTGTTGGTTCCAAACCCTACGTTTCTTCAGCTAACTACGTCGATAAAATGAGTAATTATTGCGGAACCTGTTTTTACGATAAAAAAGCAAAAATTGGCGAAAAAGCCTGTCCGTTCAATAGCCTTTATTGGCATTTTTATGAGCGAAATCGGGCGCTTTTGGAGAAAAATCCGAGGATTGGAATGATATACCAATTGCTCAATAAAATGTCCAACGCCGAAAAACAGGCCATCTTGGAGCAAGCTGAATCCCATCTCAGCAACCTACAAAATCTCTGA
- a CDS encoding RtcB family protein, producing MNSLFTIEEILVLADIPASLHTTFLRVANGLHQHADYPKEKVLALFARMLENPKKFAYSKNKVTNLAKAIYDLQKEKVFIPLSETGKSFFPPPEPAFVLNTSEKQEVTAFDLREEPLPYAIFGREHIEQGALDQMKTAASLPISIAGALMPDAHQGYGLPIGGVLATHPETVIPYAVGVDIACRMCMSIFDLPADFFKREPHLLKRTLVENTKFGIGGETGKKFDESVMDLPEWRATKIIRDLKDKAYRQLGTSGTGNHFVEWGVVEVFEQDDLLGLPVGNYLALLSHSGSRGFGGTVAGYYSKLAMQKTRLPKSAAHLAWLDLNTEEGQEYWIAMNLAGEYASANHHEIHAKIARELREKPLKMVENHHNFAWKETLSNGEEVMVHRKGATPAGPNDLGIIPGSMTQPGFVVRGKGHDTALNSASHGAGRVMSRTKAFENITRHQLNKILEETNIQLIGGDLDEAPMVYKNIETVIAAQQDLVKVLAKFSPKIVRMADANRKEGRED from the coding sequence ATGAACAGTTTATTCACCATCGAAGAAATCTTAGTGCTGGCCGATATTCCAGCCTCACTGCATACTACGTTTTTGCGAGTTGCCAACGGGCTCCACCAACACGCCGACTATCCCAAAGAAAAGGTACTTGCACTTTTTGCTCGGATGTTGGAAAACCCTAAAAAGTTTGCCTACTCCAAAAACAAAGTAACCAATTTAGCCAAGGCTATTTACGATTTACAAAAAGAGAAAGTGTTTATTCCGCTTTCGGAAACAGGGAAGTCGTTTTTTCCACCACCTGAGCCTGCGTTTGTATTAAATACTTCTGAAAAACAAGAAGTTACAGCGTTCGACTTGCGTGAAGAACCGTTGCCTTACGCCATTTTTGGACGAGAGCATATCGAGCAAGGAGCATTAGACCAAATGAAAACGGCGGCAAGCCTGCCTATTTCTATCGCGGGGGCGCTCATGCCTGATGCCCACCAAGGCTACGGCTTGCCAATTGGCGGTGTTTTGGCTACTCATCCAGAAACGGTCATTCCGTACGCGGTTGGGGTGGACATTGCTTGCCGAATGTGCATGTCGATTTTCGACTTACCTGCCGATTTTTTTAAACGAGAACCTCATTTGTTAAAACGAACATTGGTCGAAAATACCAAATTCGGAATCGGTGGAGAGACAGGTAAAAAGTTTGACGAAAGTGTGATGGATTTGCCCGAATGGAGAGCGACCAAAATTATCCGCGACTTAAAAGACAAAGCCTACCGTCAGTTGGGTACGTCGGGTACGGGTAATCACTTTGTCGAGTGGGGCGTTGTGGAAGTCTTTGAACAAGACGACCTCCTCGGCCTCCCCGTTGGCAACTATTTGGCTTTGTTGTCGCACTCAGGTTCGCGAGGTTTCGGAGGAACGGTTGCAGGCTACTATTCTAAACTTGCCATGCAAAAAACACGTTTGCCCAAATCAGCAGCGCATTTGGCATGGCTCGACTTAAACACCGAAGAAGGACAAGAGTACTGGATTGCGATGAATTTGGCGGGCGAATATGCTTCGGCCAATCACCACGAAATTCACGCAAAAATCGCCCGTGAATTGCGCGAAAAGCCCCTAAAAATGGTCGAAAATCACCATAATTTTGCTTGGAAAGAAACCCTTTCCAACGGCGAAGAGGTGATGGTTCACCGAAAAGGAGCCACGCCCGCAGGTCCTAACGACCTCGGAATCATTCCAGGTTCGATGACGCAGCCAGGATTTGTTGTACGAGGAAAAGGGCACGACACGGCACTCAACTCGGCCTCTCACGGAGCGGGGCGAGTCATGTCACGAACCAAAGCGTTTGAGAACATTACTCGTCATCAACTCAATAAGATTTTAGAAGAGACCAATATCCAATTGATTGGCGGGGACTTAGACGAAGCACCGATGGTTTATAAAAACATCGAAACGGTGATTGCAGCCCAACAAGACTTGGTGAAGGTTTTGGC
- a CDS encoding response regulator transcription factor: MKLLVVEDDVKTVQSIRQGLEENGYEVDIAYDGKIGHLLAKRSSYDLIITDVIVPELNGVEFCKLLRQEGIRTPVVMLTALGAIEEKLMGFDAGADDYLVKPFDFSELLARVRALLNRTSDSFPITSSTSLSYHDLEMNIDTRIVKRQGKRIDLTAKEFSLLEYLLKNTGRVLTKVDIAEKIWDIRFDTGTNVIEVYITLLRKKIDKDFSEKLIHTVYGVGYVLKLDQ, translated from the coding sequence ATGAAGCTATTAGTTGTTGAAGATGATGTAAAAACCGTACAATCTATCCGTCAGGGACTAGAAGAAAATGGCTATGAAGTTGATATTGCCTACGATGGCAAAATTGGCCACCTTTTAGCCAAGCGGTCAAGCTATGACCTCATCATTACGGATGTCATCGTACCCGAACTCAACGGCGTTGAATTTTGCAAGCTGCTTCGCCAAGAAGGGATTCGTACTCCAGTTGTGATGCTTACTGCTTTGGGCGCAATTGAAGAAAAATTAATGGGGTTTGACGCAGGTGCCGATGATTATTTGGTAAAACCCTTTGATTTTTCGGAATTATTGGCCCGCGTTCGTGCTTTGCTCAACCGCACTTCCGATTCGTTTCCCATTACATCTTCCACCTCCCTGTCATACCATGATTTGGAAATGAATATTGATACCCGAATTGTCAAAAGACAAGGAAAACGCATCGACCTCACAGCCAAAGAATTCTCTTTACTTGAATATTTGCTTAAAAACACGGGGCGGGTCTTGACGAAAGTTGATATTGCTGAGAAAATTTGGGACATTCGGTTCGATACAGGCACCAACGTCATAGAGGTATATATCACATTGCTCCGAAAAAAAATTGACAAAGATTTTTCGGAAAAACTTATTCACACTGTTTACGGCGTGGGGTATGTTTTAAAACTTGACCAATAA
- a CDS encoding DUF2256 domain-containing protein: MKKQHLPTKTCLVCGRPFTWRKKWEKVWEEVKYCSDRCRSQRNKKAIENP; encoded by the coding sequence TTGAAAAAACAACACTTACCCACCAAAACCTGCCTCGTATGCGGTCGGCCTTTTACGTGGCGCAAAAAATGGGAGAAAGTATGGGAGGAGGTCAAGTATTGCAGCGACCGCTGCCGTAGTCAACGAAACAAGAAAGCCATTGAAAACCCTTAG